In Rosa rugosa chromosome 4, drRosRugo1.1, whole genome shotgun sequence, the genomic stretch GAGAGAAGAGCTTGGAATTCTAAAGCTAGCTTGTTAGCTTAAAGCAAAGTGGGTTTGGAACATAAAGCCATTGCTTGGTTGGttatttgggtttgttttttCTTAGGAAGGGGGTTACTATTCCCCACCATTACTCCAGGATCTCTACTTTTGATGGCTTTTTAATTGCAGTAGCTATCTTCTTAAGGTAGTATTTCCCTAAAACCCTGATATTCTTCTCAagatgatgaacaatgatgttGTAGTGTGTCTTTGTATGACTTCCTTTgaattctctttttttttttttttttcctttgaattCTCTTTATGTACCTGGTGGTTTGATATGTTTAGTAACTAGATACTGGGCTCTTTTCAATGATTACATTTAATCTCAACTAGATGTGTAGGTCTGGGTTGAGCCACATATGCAAAGTATTTAGCATATGCTTTTAGGGAGCAAATCTTGGGTCAGACGGTCGGACCAATTTATTGGTTCAACAGCCAGCCATACACAAATTATGTTCGCTTTTAGGATATGGAAAATTGTGCACATCAGCATGGTAAGGGTGACATGGCAAGTTGGGAAAGTACTCTAGAGGTTGAGCTGGTCTTTGTTTGGTAAAAAAAAGAGCAAGGCAAATGATAGATAGAGGGAAATGTaatccaaaaccaaatgaaaaaaGATACTTGGCTTCCCAAGGATAGTGTTCCaagttaacttttcattcaAACCTGTCAGAGTCTTCTAAAACAGCCTTATATTGCTTCTATGGCAGGCTTATGATTGAGGTGAATCTAAAACTTCCCTACATGTTCTGGCCTTCTGGGGCCTCCATTGTGCTTTATGCTTTTAGTCTTCCAAATCCCATAAAAGGCATGCCCTTGGCTTATTCCCACAGGAATGAACCATAAGAAGGAACAAAGTCTCAAGCACACTACTCATTCCCTTATCATTGCTTGAAACACAGATACCTATACTACTACTTCACCTCTTGATTTTGCAGAGAACAATCAAGCATGGGTTGTTTGGCTTATAAGGGGGCCATTCTTCTTGTTTGCATTGGGTTTTTAGCTCTCCAGCCGGAAAAGGTTTCCGGATTAAGAAGCATGGATTTGGCTCTGAGATGGGATAAAAGGCACTTCTCATTTCTTAACAGTTTGCATGTTGTTAAGGCGGTTGCTGTAGAGGACTTGCAAGCAAAGCTGAGCTTGGCGCCTGCACCTGCAATGACATTCGATCCAAGTCAATCAAACAAACGTACAGTTCGAAAAGGATCAGATCCCATTCACAACAGATGTTGACATGCTGATGCAGTTTCTGAATGAAGGAGGGTTTTTCAGGCACAAGAAGCTGTGGAGGCTGTAACTAATACAAAGTCGGTTGGTTAGAATTCTATATTTTCGCTTGTTTTAGTCGAAGTGTTTTTTTGTTGAGCTGAAGAACTGCAGCTGATCGAACCAGTCATTGAGCGAGCATCATCTCTATAATGTATAAAAACATAGGTCCTAACCAATAGATGAACTTTGAGAATGATGATGCTGGCTCTCACAGATTACATgcatttctgatttttctctataAAAGAAAGGATTTTATATTTCTGTGTTGCGACTAATTTTGCATCATATTGCCACAACCTTGATTGTTTCACAGGCATTGCAACATAGATTTCTCAGTTTCCTCTACAAAAAAACCAATGGTTATAAAAGTGCAAAGTATTAAAACACAAGTCATGAGCTCGAAGGCTGTCATTTCTCTTGAAATAACTAACATTGTCATTCCGAGTGCAATTACAGTAGTGAAACTGCAATGCAATCAAAATCTCACATATCATAGCAAAAAAGGAATTAACTTTTCATTGATAGTTTCAAGAATAAAAAATTAGCTTGAAAGTATATAATATCTACAACTCGAACAAAAAGTTTGATGTTTCATAAATGATGCAAAGGTCAAGACCTGCATACATCAGACGCTTTCAAATGGAACGATGCCATTTTGTTCTTAAACAAGTTGAGACCTGTCGTATCTCTTCTTCCTGTGATATTTAAATTGTAGAGAGGATATCTTGCGAGAAACTGCCTGCCAAATCATATCAACAGCATCACCAGGCAGGGAGGGATATTGATATTCGAAATGATGTACAACTTGCTTCAACCTTTCCCACATTTTGGTCCACTTGTCTTTGTTTATTCCTCGAAGAAGTTTCAGTAGGTAACCCTTCTTTACAGCATCAGCCCCGCGAACAAATATGCAAAATTGTGAGTAGTCTAAGACATCTTCAAATGGTAGCTCAATCTCATCGCTAATTATTACTGGAACACAATGACTAGCAATGGCATCAAATAGGCGATTTGAGGATGGGGTATCGCCAGCTATATTTAGGCAAAACTTTGATGAGGCCATTCCTTGGGTTGCCTTGCGAACACCATTTCCTCCAATGCTACCAAAAGTGAAGTCTACATCTTTCTCGTCTTTGAGAAGATGATACAATTCTTGGCGAATTACTCCTCCCTGTATTAATGTAAAAGGTAAATATTAAATTAACTAAGTAGATATTATCAGGCTATTCTAAGCTTGACTATTGCTACATCAAAATAGTGTATGACGTAAAAAGGGAAGGGAAGAACCACAAAACAGCTATTTTTCGATAAAAAGAGCAATGACAATAGGGCATCAAGAAATCAGAAATCAGAAATAACAAATTTTGAACATCCTAATTGCCAGATACTTCATTACAAGATCAAATTCAAGGCAGTATGAGAAAATCAGAACAAATCTCATCATGCATTTAACACTCCTagtcaaagcaaatagaattAACGCATAGTCTGCTAAAATTATTAAGAGATTCATATCATGAAGCAAAACAACATCACAGCAAAAACATTATTAAACATcacaagagatttttttttggagaataaaCATCACAAGAGATGAAAGAAGGAAAAACTGACATCTTTTCTGAAAATTGCTCCTCGGAAATACACTAGTATAGGGCGCTCCTTGAATGTGGCTGATTTGCTGCTGGGAACAGTCGTCACCAAATGTCTGTAAGGCGCGATTATATCCTTCCCAAGATTTGCTATTTCAGCAGGATATCTTCCAAAATCTGCAAGCACGAACATGGCAGAACCCAATTTCTTTCTTGCATCCAACATGCTATTTGGATGATGAGCAACTATTAAATGATCCTTCCCACCCTTTCTTTTCCATTCATTCCGGCCCATCAAAAACTGCACCAACTTGTCCTGCAACCTCTTGTTGACACTGACTTTCTCCTTCTCATGAAGCTTAGAATGCCGGTTGTAACTCAGAGATGAGAAGAATGgcacaaaaataaaatcagCTTCACTTGAATTGTGCACCCTGACTACTGTACAAGGTCTGACCACATTTAGGTTATCTGATGATAAAAGATCAAGGGTGAGCCAATATTCTATACTGTGCTGTAAATTCAGCCCGCCTGGGTAAGGTGGGATGTGCTGTGGCCATGTTTGATTCTCCATTCCCTTCCAACCCAATAACCCAAAGTGAAATTCAGGAGGCAACTCATACATAAATACCCTCAAAAGAGCCTGCTTCGAGTCACAGAccatcattttctttctttctacaGATCCCACTTTCTTGCTCGAATCGGAAACTTGACAAGCTGATTCACTTATTCTTTTTAAGGGTTTTATAGCATCAACTTGGGGAACCTCAGAAGAGAGGAAAGGAAGTTTAAATGGTTCCTTTTTCACATGAGGCTCAAAGTACACTGATGTGCCATTAACAAGCATAAGCTCAAATACTGATCTGGGAATGAAAGATGTATTGCCAGATTGAAGAAGGAACACAGAAGAAAGAACTAAAAGGAACACAGAAACTGTTATCAAGGAGGAAATGAATCTTGACGGAATCCTACTCTTTTCTGACATTGATGACAGTCAGGGCACCAAACACAGCTAAAAATGCAATCAATGAAATTCACCCAAGTATAAAAGCATGTAAAGAGAGACACCCATCTCGAATTGGAAGCTAAATTCTTCTTAAACCTCAAAGGGTTTTAACAAGGATTGAAAACTGCTGGCTCTCTTAGAACTCATTGCCAAACTACCCATCTCTACAACAACCataatttcaagaagaaattcTCTTTGTTCTTAAAGAAGAAGCTTCTACATATAAAAGATAGAACCTTGAATTTCTGGAAGAACCAAAGCCTCTCTCTTGAAATCACCACCACTCACCAGAGCAACAGAGCAAGTGATAAGTCTGCACATAGAGAATGAACACTCATAAAGTAGACTACTTCTTGCAGCTGATCACCAGAATTCATGATATGGGTTCTTAGAGTAGTTGAGCTACATGAAAATTGCCACGCACAAAAACAAGAGAAAGATGAAATTgcagaaaattgaaaaaaaaaaaaaaaaagctgaacTTTTTATTCATCTGGGtatcaaagaaatcaaatttcaTGAACTGGGGCAATCAGGACTTACAAAGGCAGCACCTGGGTCAATTCTGAAACTTCATGGCATGCATTGTGACTAAGTAGATTCGTCGAGGGGCTTTGAACAAAGTCTATTATTATTTGCAAACTTTCTTGTGGACtgtgacatgtgattaataCTTTATATTGATCCTTTTGGGGTGTTCATGAAATGGACAACAGAAAGAGTATGACTTTTAGAACCTTTCTCGTGTCCCTTTGCTTCCGAGTCTTTGCCtattttttaagtttttataatCATTAGTCACGGTGGTCGTGCATTCCTCAATTACTTGTAAATTAAAAGTCATTttatttattctcaaaaaatcTAAAATAAATTGGATAATTTTAGGTGAAGGGAATAACATTTGGTTTTCCGTTTTAGTCATATAAACTAGGGTCCTTGTGTTGGTCAGTTGCCTCTGTTTTTTCCTCGGCGATGAGAGTAACGATGTTTCGGGGTCGTTTACTTGTCGACGGGAAATGGTTTATGGAGGCGGTCAGTTGGTTTTAATTAgggttttttgtttggtttgtttaggtttaataagtccctactcttCTGAGGTAGGGTtggtgtcctactcttttgggATAGGATTTGGTCTAGGTGGCATAACATGTAAATGGTGTCATTCCCGAAGACGAGGATGATTTTGTTCAACTCTGGTTTACTTTTGTTGTCGATTTGCTGGTAAGCGATCCTTTACACGTGATCTAGTACCTTCGGACACGGTGTTGAAGAGGACGCTGCATTCTTTGAGGTTGATAATGAGGTTTTACTGGAATTTTCGGGTTCATATGCTCAAAGTAGCCTTGGAAATGGGCGTTGGGTGGTTAGAGTTTGGGCCTAATGGTCTCTGTAACCGCGGTTTCTTGGGGTTTTGGTTcatatcccccccccccccccccccattgtaAGCTTTGTTGATTAATGGTTATTTtctgttctaaaaaaaaaaaaaaaatctagggtccttgacccataccaccaaaatagactaaaattagcccacttacaccaccaaccaaattttgttcccactaaccccacttGCTAGCTAAATGACGATTTTGGGctccaaaaaattaaaaattacagGTCGCCACTCTTATCTCTCTCGCCGACTCTCTCTcatcatcgatctctctctgCAAGGACGCCGTCgacgactctctctctcactttctctctcatcaccgATCTCTTTCTCTACAAGGACGTCGACGATGACCCGAGGatccatctctttctctctctacaagGAAGAGGACCCCAACGCCGACGCCGACGACGAggatccatctctctctctctctccttgtgCAAGGACGTTGTTGACGACGACGACGAGGATCTTAATTACAAAAGCTCCGAGTCCGATCCGAACCTTCTTCCCCGCACTAATCCCTCCATCGGCCTTCTTCCCCATTGTTTTCCAGCACCGacttcgtcgtcgtcatcttCAGCATCACCCGCGTCGTCGTCTCTAAGGCTGTGATTGATTGAATGATCTACTTTGGACCAGCTCGACCAAATGCAACTACTTTGGAGTCGGAGCTCCGAACACCGGCGAGAAACGCATCCGGCGTTTGACTTGGGTGCTCAGAGCATTTTATGGGTGCCcaaatcgtttttttttttttttttgtaaaatgagtgcagaatttaatttaattttttttttttttttttgggtaaagtGGGGGTAGAAGGTCCAGAaggaaagaacaaagaaaaaaattttatcggggggcagtagacgttttgaattaatgtaatctcctcgttttttttctttaatcaaagttttatttgtctaatttttaaaaataaaggGGTATTAGGggccaatagacatctattggggggcaatacaggtttattcagggggcaataaacctctccgaccccatatgagatctacaacaacctctttggagacttccggcgatgtttcataaacctctattgccccccaatagacgtctattggggggcaatagacgtctatttggAGGTAataaacttttccggcgacctatgagatctcggatgacctctttggggacctccgacgaggttttcaaaaaaatccggtgggcggcagccgatgacgggaatccggcggccggtgaccggctcaggcgaagtctcctatggtttctctctctctctttctaagtaacaaaggggtgagggtaaaatggtattaaaaaacaaaacaaaaaaccttaatggggtattagagaacacttccttagagtgttttgtgtaagaaggaattaaaaaaacttaatggggtaagtgggaaaaaaacccctaaaaatggggtaaatgacAAAAACCCTATAATCTAGCCAATTGATATGGTAATCAAACATTTGACTGTCACATTAAATGTTGCgtcaatgtgatttttttttttttgaataatggaaATCCATTTATAATATctcatgccaagaaggccattacatacccatccgctgacacataacaatggccaggcaagaattcgtggaggagccacagtggtacataggatagacctacTCTAttcgaacttatcgctcacttatttaagcgagcctataactATGCCAGACAtttacatagtttataggcttaacaaaagaaaaaccctatatcttctccttgcccttgaagctagggtttggaggcttGCCTGAATACAGAAAACTCAGGACATCTTCAGCAGGAACCTTTTTTGCTTTTGGTGGATTTCTGTTCTTTGCTCCCAAAGGCCGACCTCTCTTCTTTTTGCCACTAGGAAGCTCAAGTTGTAAAGGTTTGGGCATCATACCCTCTGCAGGCACAAGCATACCTCCTGGTGTTTCCATCAAACCCAGAGATTTTGCATTGAATTTTGTAGGGAATTCAGGCAGTTTTACCTTCTTTGAGGGAGCAATAGGGCTTGTTTTACCCTCTAGCAAATCAGACATCATAAACTGCAATTTTTTTGGAGATGGAAAGGGCCGATTTCTCTTAGTAGGCTGATCGGTATCCACAGGTACCAAAGCCAATTCATTGTTGTCATTAGTATGTGTCTTTCCTGCATGACGAAGAACAATGGGTTTGCGTACCTTACTAGTCCCAGCACCTCCAAAAAGAGACCTTCCCACAGGTGGGAGAATGGGGGTGGAAATTCCATGGAAGCGAAACAATCCATCCTTGAACTGATTTTCGTGAAAACCTAAGAAGGGGCGAGTGAGATTTAATTTTCGTGCCGCCGGTGTGGGAGCTTCCTGGACGACCGGCGCAGTAGTTGCTGCCTGACACGCTGCCCCCTTATGATACACACAAAGGCATATAGTGCATTTGCCCACAAGATTCTCAAAAAAGAAGTGAACCTCTTGTTCTACCCCTTTgccaaattttagggttttgtgcAGGAAGAAGGGTTTCGAAATTGcatgagaaaccctaaccctaatttccTGAGTTGCATCAAATAACTTTTGATCCAAATGAAGAAATTTACCCGCAATGGAGGCAACATTGGCAATAGTGTTCCTGTGCTCATATGCGGGCGGCATGTCAGTGATGCGAACCCAAAAGAAAAGGTCCTCCATCTCCACAGATTGCAGAGGTGCTACTCCATCATATGGCTGCATGACAACCAAAGCACGATTGAAACTCCACGGACCACCCATCAAAACTTTATTTCTATCTCCCCGGAGATCAAAGGAGAAGAGGAATCTATCCGGAGCTTTCGGCTGAACACTGAAACCCTTGTTTAGCACCCATATTCGACGAAAATGCCTCCGCAGATCAGAAGCATTTGTTGGCTTGGAAGTCAGAGGCCTTGCCAAGAGGTAGGACTGTGCATTCCGctgcgccccccccccccccccattctCCATGGAGGAGATATCAACAACCTCATTGGTAACGATAGCTAGCGAGGTAGCAAAGCTTTTGGTGACAGAATCAATACTAGCCATTGTGAGATCTGGATGTAGTGATGCAAGGAATCAAGAATGGTAGAGAGCGCCGGCAAAGAAGGCCGACTGTTGCGTTGGGTTTTGGTGCGGCACAAAGGAGGCCGCCTAGGGTTTTTGCGTCAATGTGATTTAAATATAGTACATCTCATCAAAATATAATGCAATttgcttgattaaaaaaaaaaataacttatttttattcacactcaatgttttgtttatattcttTTTAACTAGAGGCGCAATTTCAAAAGTAATCAA encodes the following:
- the LOC133745347 gene encoding probable arabinosyltransferase ARAD2 → MSEKSRIPSRFISSLITVSVFLLVLSSVFLLQSGNTSFIPRSVFELMLVNGTSVYFEPHVKKEPFKLPFLSSEVPQVDAIKPLKRISESACQVSDSSKKVGSVERKKMMVCDSKQALLRVFMYELPPEFHFGLLGWKGMENQTWPQHIPPYPGGLNLQHSIEYWLTLDLLSSDNLNVVRPCTVVRVHNSSEADFIFVPFFSSLSYNRHSKLHEKEKVSVNKRLQDKLVQFLMGRNEWKRKGGKDHLIVAHHPNSMLDARKKLGSAMFVLADFGRYPAEIANLGKDIIAPYRHLVTTVPSSKSATFKERPILVYFRGAIFRKDGGVIRQELYHLLKDEKDVDFTFGSIGGNGVRKATQGMASSKFCLNIAGDTPSSNRLFDAIASHCVPVIISDEIELPFEDVLDYSQFCIFVRGADAVKKGYLLKLLRGINKDKWTKMWERLKQVVHHFEYQYPSLPGDAVDMIWQAVSRKISSLQFKYHRKKRYDRSQLV